From Oncorhynchus nerka isolate Pitt River linkage group LG1, Oner_Uvic_2.0, whole genome shotgun sequence, the proteins below share one genomic window:
- the LOC115130800 gene encoding fidgetin-like, with product MQWTPEHAQWAEQHFDISSTTRSPAHKVEAYRGHLQRTYQYAWANDDISALTASNLLKKYAEKYSGILESPSERALLCSYSDGTPGLLNGRRSESESWQEGIYSMNCAPDVISVNKAGMTAALPPTDVSASIGSTPGVASSLNEPSYSRSNCGSHTTTSLHSGLSSQEYATGYNGSYLHSSYSGQTNPGLPSQHPSPMHSAGLIQPPLPPPPTTLVPSYNVGSPNISNYNYPPAGYPSQTVVAPGYSPGGGPPPSSYLPSRIAAPTPLPPSSTLSGYTYQSHNHAPIAPTPLNGSSSNSLKRKAFYMTGHGDMDSSYSNFNYNQQRSSQSPMYRIPDNSISDSSRGNGFDRNADVSSLAFKPTKQAISSDQQRKFSRALTPPSYGSTKSSVGSLRSGESFGKFGSPITGEQSEEHLSHSIAGSDVGRATSSSHVAEEQLKNSDASVVELVTTEILQPGPPVDWSDIAGLELAKAAIKEEILWPILRPDMFSGLATLPRSLLLFGPQGTGRTLLGRCMASQLGAAFLQLSGSALVTKWLGEGEKIVQASFLLARCRQPSVVFISEVDMLLSAHLSEESPVNVIQSELLMQLDSVLTTAEDHVLVVCSTSKPEEIQDSLRRYFTKRLLIPLPDSTARRQIISQLLSQHNYCLSDKEVSLLVERMEGFSGLDVAQLCQEAVVGQLHGIPASDLSAIHPSQMRPVSYQDFENGFSKFQPSISQKELDTYTEWNKMFGCSQ from the coding sequence ATGCAGTGGACCCCAGAGCATGCGCAGTGGGCCGAGCAGCACTTTGACATCTCCTCCACCACCCGCTCCCCTGCACACAAAGTAGAGGCCTACCGGGGGCACCTGCAGCGCACCTACCAGTATGCATGGGCAAACGACGACATCTCTGCACTCACCGCCTCCAACCTGCTGAAGAAATACGCAGAGAAGTACTCTGGGATTTTAGAGAGTCCGAGTGAAAGAGCGCTGCTCTGCTCGTATTCCGATGGCACTCCTGGGCTCCTCAACGGACGTAGGTCAGAGAGTGAGTCCTGGCAGGAGGGGATTTACTCAATGAACTGCGCTCCAGATGTTATATCTGTGAACAAAGCTGGAATGACAGCTGCCCTTCCCCCTACAGACGTGTCGGCCAGCATAGGTAGCACCCCAGGGGTGGCCAGCAGCCTGAACGAGCCCAGCTATTCCAGAAGTAACTGTGGGAGTCACACGACCACCAGTCTACACTCGGGTCTGTCCTCTCAGGAATACGCTACAGGCTACAATGGCTCCTACCTGCACTCTAGTTACAGCGGGCAGACCAACCCAGGCCTCCCCTCTCAACACCCTTCTCCTATGCACAGTGCTGGTCTCATACAACCCCCTCTTCCACCACCTCCCACTACTCTAGTACCCAGCTACAACGTGGGGTCTCCCAACATCTCCAACTACAATTATCCTCCGGCGGGGTATCCCTCACAGACAGTTGTTGCCCCTGGCTATAGCCCTGGGGGGGGCCCACCGCCCTCTTCCTATCTGCCATCCAGGATTGCAGCTCCCACACCGCTACCCCCCTCTTCTACACTCTCTGGCTATACCTACCAGTCCCATAACCATGCACCAATTGCACCAACACCTTTGAATGGCAGCTCATCCAACTCATTGAAAAGAAAAGCTTTCTACATGACGGGGCATGGCGATATGGACTCCAGCTATAGTAATTTCAACTACAACCAACAGCGCTCCTCACAAAGCCCTATGTACAGAATACCAGACAACAGCATCTCAGACTCAAGCAGAGGGAATGGATTTGACAGGAATGCTGATGTGTCATCTTTAGCGTTTAAGCCTACAAAGCAGGCAATATCCTCAGATCAGCAAAGAAAATTTAGCAGAGCACTTACCCCTCCCTCCTATGGATCAACCAAAAGCTCTGTGGGAAGCCTGAGATCAGGTGAGTCCTTTGGAAAATTTGGATCCCCTATCACGGGTGAGCAAAGTGAAGAGCACCTCTCCCATTCCATTGCAGGGTCGGACGTTGGCAGAGCTACCTCATCCAGCCACGTTGCAGAGGAGCAGCTGAAGAACAGCGATGCCAGCGTGGTGGAGTTGGTCACCACAGAGATCCTTCAGCCCGGTCCCCCAGTGGACTGGAGTGACATAGCTGGTCTGGAGCTGGCCAAAGCAGCCATCAAAGAAGAGATTCTGTGGCCCATTTTGAGGCCAGACATGTTCAGTGGACTTGCCACATTACCTCGGAGCCTCCTTCTCTTCGGACCTCAGGGAACAGGCAGAACACTGCTGGGCCGCTGCATGGCCAGCCAGCTGGGGGCAGCCTTCCTGCAGCTGAGTGGCTCAGCCCTGGTGACCAAGTGGCTGGGGGAGGGCGAGAAGATTGTCCAGGCCTCCTTCCTGTTAGCCCGGTGTCGCCAGCCCTCAGTTGTGTTCATCAGTGAGGTGGACATGCTTCTATCGGCCCATCTCAGCGAGGAGAGTCCGGTGAACGTGATCCAGAGCGAGCTCCTCATGCAGCTGGACAGTGTGCTGACAACAGCCGAGGACCATGTCCTAGTGGTCTGCTCCACCAGTAAGCCTGAGGAGATCCAAGATTCCCTGAGGAGGTACTTCACCAAACGGCTCCTCATCCCCCTACCTGACAGCACAGCTCGGCGCCAGATAATTAGCCAACTACTCTCACAGCACAACTATTGCCTCAGTGACAAAGAGGTGTCACTGCTGGTCGAGCGGATGGAAGGCTTTTCAGGACTGGACGTGGCCCAGCTGTGCCAGGAGGCAGTGGTAGGACAGCTCCATGGCATCCCAGCTTCTGACCTCTCAGCCATCCATCCCAGCCAGATGAGACCAGTGTCCTACCAAGACTTTGAAAATGGATTTAGCAAATTCCAGCCCAGTATATCACAAAAAGAACTGGATACATACACCGAATGGAATAAAATGTTTGGTTGTAGTCAATGA